From a region of the Etheostoma cragini isolate CJK2018 chromosome 22, CSU_Ecrag_1.0, whole genome shotgun sequence genome:
- the map3k8 gene encoding mitogen-activated protein kinase kinase kinase 8 isoform X1 yields the protein MDYKYGNGVELLLAHMNIEDIINAAETLYQLEEEEEEEEGGLSFEEEGLSQEEMDENEEAGDSVGSGSQQKDYADGVGGVRYGAVTDLLSFVNQLSNRQPAALQHLSEETGVLLNKKAMAVKKGRYQINMDVLLFPWKLTYKDHGSSLVPKGSFGKVHLAQDTTTRKRMACKLIPMEHFKAADVEFQARFRHENIAELYGAVLWDQSVHLFMEAGEGGSVLEKLDSCGPMREFEIIWVTQQVLRGLEYLHSHNVIHHDIKPSNIVLMSDKAVLVDFGLTVQMTEDIYIPRDLRGTEMYMSPEVVLCRGHNTKTDIYSLGTTIIHMQTGSPPWVQRYPRTAYPSYLYIIHKQAPPLEDIAEDCSPAMRSFLERALEKNPALRSSASELLKDEAINPLREDQPRCWSLDSALEEVTHTMLRQQSQHHDTTQDSSLYSEDSGHMRRKGSLYIDLGALSGYCKLVTGPPTSEYG from the exons ATGGATTACAAATATGGAAACGGAGTAGAACTGCTGTTGGCTCACATGAATATAGAAGACATCATCAACGCTGCGGAGACTCTGTATCAGcttgaggaagaggaggaagaggaggaaggaggctTGTCATTTGAAGAGGAAGGTCTCTCCCAGGAGGAGATGGATGAGAACGAGGAGGCAGGGGACTCGGTGGGCTCGGGGAGTCAGCAGAAGGACTACGCTGATGGGGTTGGTGGTGTTCGGTACGGGGCGGTGACAGACCTCCTGTCCTTTGTCAACCAGCTGTCCAACAGGCAGCCAGCAGCCCTGCAGCACCTGTCTGAGGAGACGGGTGTTCTGCTGAACAAG AAGGCCATGGCTGTGAAAAAAGGCCGCTACCAGATCAACATGGACGTGCTCCTGTTTCCATGGAAATTGACCTACAAGGATCACGGCTCTAGCCTTGTGCCCAAGGGCTCATTTGGGAAAGTCCACTTGGCTCAGGACACCACCACCAGGAAGAGAATGGCTTGCAAACTG ATCCCTATGGAGCACTTCAAAGCAGCCGATGTGGAGTTCCAGGCCCGGTTCCGCCACGAGAACATCGCTGAGCTTTACGGCGCTGTGCTCTGGGACCAGAGCGTCCACCTGTTCATGGAGGCCGGAGAGGGCGGCTCGGTCCTGGAGAAGCTGGACAGCTGTGGGCCCATGAGGGAGTTCGAGATCATCTGGGTGACCCAGCAAGTCCTGCGGGGCCTGGAGTACCTGCACTCACACAACGTCATCCACCACGACATCAAAC ccagTAACATTGTCCTGATGTCAGACAAGGCAGTGTTGGTGGACTTTGGCCTGACGGTGCAGATGACAGAGGATATATACATTCCCAGGGACTTAAGAGGAACAGAG atGTATATGAGTCCAGAGGTGGTTCTGTGTCGGGGACATAACACCAAGACAGACATCTACAGCCTGGGCACAACCATCATTCACATGCAGACTGGAAGCCCTCCATGGGTCCAGAGATACCCACGCACTGCATACCCTTCCTACCTCTACATT ATCCATAAGCAAGCCCCCCCTCTTGAGGACATAGCTGAGGACTGCAGCCCGGCCATGCGCTCCTTCCTGGAACGAGCCCTGGAGAAGAACCCTGCCCTGCGGAGCTCGGCGTCTGAGCTGCTGAAGGACGAGGCCATCAACCCGCTTAGGGAGGATCAGCCACGCTGTTGGAGCCTTGACTCAGCCCTGGAGgaggtcacacacacaatgctacGGCAGCAGAGCCAGCACCATGACACCACACAGG aTTCTTCTCTGTACTCTGAGGACTCTGGCCACATGAGGCGGAAGGGCTCCTTGTATATTGACCTAGGGGCCTTGTCAGGTTACTGTAAACTGGTAACAGGGCCCCCCACCTCAGAATATGGCTAG
- the map3k8 gene encoding mitogen-activated protein kinase kinase kinase 8 isoform X2 — translation MDYKYGNGVELLLAHMNIEDIINAAETLYQLEEEEEEEEGGLSFEEEGLSQEEMDENEEAGDSVGSGSQQKDYADGVGGVRYGAVTDLLSFVNQLSNRQPAALQHLSEETGVLLNKAMAVKKGRYQINMDVLLFPWKLTYKDHGSSLVPKGSFGKVHLAQDTTTRKRMACKLIPMEHFKAADVEFQARFRHENIAELYGAVLWDQSVHLFMEAGEGGSVLEKLDSCGPMREFEIIWVTQQVLRGLEYLHSHNVIHHDIKPSNIVLMSDKAVLVDFGLTVQMTEDIYIPRDLRGTEMYMSPEVVLCRGHNTKTDIYSLGTTIIHMQTGSPPWVQRYPRTAYPSYLYIIHKQAPPLEDIAEDCSPAMRSFLERALEKNPALRSSASELLKDEAINPLREDQPRCWSLDSALEEVTHTMLRQQSQHHDTTQDSSLYSEDSGHMRRKGSLYIDLGALSGYCKLVTGPPTSEYG, via the exons ATGGATTACAAATATGGAAACGGAGTAGAACTGCTGTTGGCTCACATGAATATAGAAGACATCATCAACGCTGCGGAGACTCTGTATCAGcttgaggaagaggaggaagaggaggaaggaggctTGTCATTTGAAGAGGAAGGTCTCTCCCAGGAGGAGATGGATGAGAACGAGGAGGCAGGGGACTCGGTGGGCTCGGGGAGTCAGCAGAAGGACTACGCTGATGGGGTTGGTGGTGTTCGGTACGGGGCGGTGACAGACCTCCTGTCCTTTGTCAACCAGCTGTCCAACAGGCAGCCAGCAGCCCTGCAGCACCTGTCTGAGGAGACGGGTGTTCTGCTGAACAAG GCCATGGCTGTGAAAAAAGGCCGCTACCAGATCAACATGGACGTGCTCCTGTTTCCATGGAAATTGACCTACAAGGATCACGGCTCTAGCCTTGTGCCCAAGGGCTCATTTGGGAAAGTCCACTTGGCTCAGGACACCACCACCAGGAAGAGAATGGCTTGCAAACTG ATCCCTATGGAGCACTTCAAAGCAGCCGATGTGGAGTTCCAGGCCCGGTTCCGCCACGAGAACATCGCTGAGCTTTACGGCGCTGTGCTCTGGGACCAGAGCGTCCACCTGTTCATGGAGGCCGGAGAGGGCGGCTCGGTCCTGGAGAAGCTGGACAGCTGTGGGCCCATGAGGGAGTTCGAGATCATCTGGGTGACCCAGCAAGTCCTGCGGGGCCTGGAGTACCTGCACTCACACAACGTCATCCACCACGACATCAAAC ccagTAACATTGTCCTGATGTCAGACAAGGCAGTGTTGGTGGACTTTGGCCTGACGGTGCAGATGACAGAGGATATATACATTCCCAGGGACTTAAGAGGAACAGAG atGTATATGAGTCCAGAGGTGGTTCTGTGTCGGGGACATAACACCAAGACAGACATCTACAGCCTGGGCACAACCATCATTCACATGCAGACTGGAAGCCCTCCATGGGTCCAGAGATACCCACGCACTGCATACCCTTCCTACCTCTACATT ATCCATAAGCAAGCCCCCCCTCTTGAGGACATAGCTGAGGACTGCAGCCCGGCCATGCGCTCCTTCCTGGAACGAGCCCTGGAGAAGAACCCTGCCCTGCGGAGCTCGGCGTCTGAGCTGCTGAAGGACGAGGCCATCAACCCGCTTAGGGAGGATCAGCCACGCTGTTGGAGCCTTGACTCAGCCCTGGAGgaggtcacacacacaatgctacGGCAGCAGAGCCAGCACCATGACACCACACAGG aTTCTTCTCTGTACTCTGAGGACTCTGGCCACATGAGGCGGAAGGGCTCCTTGTATATTGACCTAGGGGCCTTGTCAGGTTACTGTAAACTGGTAACAGGGCCCCCCACCTCAGAATATGGCTAG